One window of the Zea mays cultivar B73 chromosome 3, Zm-B73-REFERENCE-NAM-5.0, whole genome shotgun sequence genome contains the following:
- the LOC103651152 gene encoding uncharacterized protein isoform X2 yields MGNNNVTGQQVSEETTNGADKIVEPSNSSPGPNGTNDTEKDGAEYVNWSKSSKEPVITNAEDKQMASYQKKSPDKVEGLDEKSRSSIQYNTSTRDDQTSNLQKDDEPLRKEATETAIFSSETIALVSTTEDVTSYKDSSIYNEEIVPLMHGTTETSEETIQGNYKSLLQEKIEGSLEELEESSSHDNSPMGGSLAGENTTENTEQGYIEVATVEEILVVMQGETTSSTESIVSTYLDADDSEIKEVVIEDKPVQKESLPDVQPSDGTNLEISKNDNMQIQIPHDQEENRAISKIATVNIMTESDEAFEDDNNILALGNQDEDNAVSTLCGNLYNDEVVAKCQPYLKNPTSMNDPELENEQNERVVGSRRQSSVSVTTTMKHNGIGTIYKEEGIAEKNITAWNLEDNFATENKPEEHYGNLVSITEVNGKDFTGLQSSLSDHHYIGNEEIQRKVSGVSGIVEFDKETVKEILEEDKVNNVEGLGLHFDAHVVTKEGGDLSNLPKAIPLIPLQSLEDIDRKVYRTRDKQETITNSQVDQSQLILLEKYEVLKLENGEILRKCMQLVEDSSNVVIISTDGINHEKVDTNTTSSDFTFEANHYQKEVTEGISAAAFTAQCNQVKVTTCFGTATEEQHTHQTSTPGREASEVTPLLQGAQNIGFSNCIEQHSHVHMEIPTADIAVMQFKIEADEESERSPLLSPREPTGGDFRIANHSARFKKPFESLLMQSEAGIWSPLKEPESNSKSNTMVSSPRSKEKQKARSSLFTSCMCCTTATN; encoded by the exons ATGGGAAATAACAACGTCACTGGACAACAAG TATCAGAAGAGACCACTAATGGAGCTGACAAAATCGTTGAGCCTTCAAATAGTTCACCTGGGCCCAACGGCACAAACG ACACTGAGAAGGATGGCGCTGAGTATGTCAACTGGTCAAAATCCTCAAAGGAACCCGTCATTACCAATGCTGAAGATAAGCAGATGGCTTCATATCAAAAAAAATCACCAGATAAGGTTGAAGGCTTAGATGAGAAAAGCAGGAGCTCAATTCAGTATAACACATCAACACGAGATGATCAGACTAGTAACTTACAAAAAG ATGATGAACCATTGAGGAAAGAAGCAACTGAAACAGCCATATTTTCTTCCGAAACAATTGCTCTTGTCAGTACCACTGAAGATGTGACAAGCTACAAGGATAGCTCAATCTATAACGAAGAAATTGTACCACTTATGCATGGGACTACAGAAACAAGTGAAGAAACTATCCAAGGCAACTACAAATCATTGTTACAAGAAAAAATAGAAGGTTCACTAGAAGAACTGGAAGAATCTAGCAGTCATGACAATTCCCCCATGGGTGGTAGTCTAGCTGGTGAAAATACAACTGAGAACACAGAACAAGGATACATTGAGGTGGCAACAGTAGAGGAAATTTTGGTGGTAATGCAAGGAGAAACTACATCATCAACTGAATCAATTGTCAGCACTTATCTTGATGCTGATGACTCTGAGATCAAGGAAGTGGTTATAGAAGATAAGCCTGTACAAAAAGAGAGTCTACCAGATGTGCAACCATCAGATGGCACAAACCTAGAGATATCCAAGAATGACAACATGCAAATACAAATACCACATGACCAGGAAGAAAACAGAGCAATAAGCAAAATTGCAACAGTAAATATAATGACTGAAAGTGATGAGGCATTTGAGGATGATAATAATATCCTTGCATTAGGAAATCAGGATGAAGATAATGCAGTAAGTACATTATGTGGTAATCTCTATAATGATGAAGTTGTTGCAAAGTGTCAACCATATCTAAAAAATCCAACTTCGATGAATGATCCAGAACTGGAAAATGAACAAAATGAAAGGGTAGTTGGTTCAAGACGACAGAGTTCAGTTTCTGTTACTACAACAATGAAGCATAATGGCATAGGAACAATATACAAGGAAGAAGGAatagctgagaaaaatatcacggCTTGGAATCTAGAAGATAATTTTGCAACAGAGAACAAACCTGAAGAACATTATGGTAACTTAGTCAGTATTACTGAGGTCAATGGAAAGGATTTTACAGGCTTACAATCATCTTTGTCAGATCATCATTATATTGGGAATGAAGAGATACAAAGAAAAGTCAGTGGAGTATCCGGAATAGTAGAGTTTGATAAAGAGACAGTAAAGGAAATTTTAGAAGAAGATAAGGTAAATAATGTAGAAGGTCTAGGCCTCCATTTTGATGCACATGTAGTGACAAAGGAGGGAGGAGACTTATCCAATTTACCAAAGGCCATACCATTAATTCCTCTTCAATCACTAGAAGATATTGACAGGAAGGTATATAGAACCAGAGATAAGCAAGAAACTATTACAAACTCGCAAGTTGACCAATCTCAACTGATACTGCTTGAAAAATACGAGGTTTTGAAACTTGAGAATGGCGAGATTCTTAGAAAGTGTATGCAGTTGGTGGAAGATAGCTCTAATGTAGTCATAATCTCTACTGATGGTATCAACCATGAGAAAGTAGATACAAACACTACATCTTCAGATTTTACCTTTGAAGCCAACCACTACCAAAAGGAAGTCACAGAAGGCATTTCAGCTGCAGCCTTTACTGCTCAATGCAATCAGGTGAAAGTCACAACATGTTTTGGTACGGCTACTGAGGAACAACATACTCATCAGACATCAACTCCAGGGAGAGAAGCCAGTGAAGTGACTCCATTACTTCAGGGAGCGCAAAATATAGGTTTTTCCAATTGTATTGAGCAGCATAGCCATGTACACATGGAAATCCCCACAGCCGACATTGCTGTAATGCAATTTAAAATTGAGGCTGATGAAGAATCTGAGAGGAGCCCACTGTTAAGCCCCAGGGAACCAACAGGAGGAGACTTCAGAATAGCAAATCATTCTGCAAGATTTAAGAAACCATTTGAGAGCTTGCTGATGCAGAGCGAAGCTGGTATATGGTCTCCATTGAAGGAACCAGAATCGAACTCGAAGAGTAATACCATGGTTAGTTCACCAAGAAGCAAAGAAAAGCAGAAGGCAAGATCCTCTCTTTTTACCAGTTGCATGTGTTGTACCACTGCTACGAACTGA
- the LOC100283816 gene encoding Photosystem II reaction center W protein, chloroplastic (The RefSeq protein has 1 substitution compared to this genomic sequence), giving the protein MATVSAAVVTTIVARAAIARPNALGLPALRASSERVRCSYAKDAAPVSTKGAGASLLAAAGAVTASAGPALALVDERMSTEGTGLSLGLSNNLLGWILLGVFGLIWSLYTIYTSDLDEDEESGGLSL; this is encoded by the exons ATGGCCACCGTCAGCGCCGCCGTGGTGACCACCATCGTTGCCCGCGCCGCGATCGCCAGGCCCAATGCTCTAG GGCTGCCTGCGCTGAGGGCGAGGAGCGAGAGGGTGCGGTGCAGCTACGCCAAGGACGCGGCCCCAGTCAGCACCAAGGGCGCAGGCGCGTCGCTGCTCGCCGCAGCGGGCGCGGTGACCGCGTCGGCGGGGCCCGCGCTGGCGCTCGTGGACGAGCGCATGTCCACGGAGGGCACCGGGCTGAGCCTCGGGCTCAGCAACAACCTGCTGGGGTGGATCCTCCTGGGGGTCTTCGGCCTCATCTGGTCCCTCTACACCATCTACACCTCTGACCTCGACGAGGACGAGGAGTCCGGTGGCCTCTCGCTCTAG
- the LOC103651152 gene encoding uncharacterized protein isoform X1 translates to MGNNNVTGQQVSEETTNGADKIVEPSNSSPGPNGTNGETNTEKDGAEYVNWSKSSKEPVITNAEDKQMASYQKKSPDKVEGLDEKSRSSIQYNTSTRDDQTSNLQKDDEPLRKEATETAIFSSETIALVSTTEDVTSYKDSSIYNEEIVPLMHGTTETSEETIQGNYKSLLQEKIEGSLEELEESSSHDNSPMGGSLAGENTTENTEQGYIEVATVEEILVVMQGETTSSTESIVSTYLDADDSEIKEVVIEDKPVQKESLPDVQPSDGTNLEISKNDNMQIQIPHDQEENRAISKIATVNIMTESDEAFEDDNNILALGNQDEDNAVSTLCGNLYNDEVVAKCQPYLKNPTSMNDPELENEQNERVVGSRRQSSVSVTTTMKHNGIGTIYKEEGIAEKNITAWNLEDNFATENKPEEHYGNLVSITEVNGKDFTGLQSSLSDHHYIGNEEIQRKVSGVSGIVEFDKETVKEILEEDKVNNVEGLGLHFDAHVVTKEGGDLSNLPKAIPLIPLQSLEDIDRKVYRTRDKQETITNSQVDQSQLILLEKYEVLKLENGEILRKCMQLVEDSSNVVIISTDGINHEKVDTNTTSSDFTFEANHYQKEVTEGISAAAFTAQCNQVKVTTCFGTATEEQHTHQTSTPGREASEVTPLLQGAQNIGFSNCIEQHSHVHMEIPTADIAVMQFKIEADEESERSPLLSPREPTGGDFRIANHSARFKKPFESLLMQSEAGIWSPLKEPESNSKSNTMVSSPRSKEKQKARSSLFTSCMCCTTATN, encoded by the exons ATGGGAAATAACAACGTCACTGGACAACAAG TATCAGAAGAGACCACTAATGGAGCTGACAAAATCGTTGAGCCTTCAAATAGTTCACCTGGGCCCAACGGCACAAACGGTGAGACAA ACACTGAGAAGGATGGCGCTGAGTATGTCAACTGGTCAAAATCCTCAAAGGAACCCGTCATTACCAATGCTGAAGATAAGCAGATGGCTTCATATCAAAAAAAATCACCAGATAAGGTTGAAGGCTTAGATGAGAAAAGCAGGAGCTCAATTCAGTATAACACATCAACACGAGATGATCAGACTAGTAACTTACAAAAAG ATGATGAACCATTGAGGAAAGAAGCAACTGAAACAGCCATATTTTCTTCCGAAACAATTGCTCTTGTCAGTACCACTGAAGATGTGACAAGCTACAAGGATAGCTCAATCTATAACGAAGAAATTGTACCACTTATGCATGGGACTACAGAAACAAGTGAAGAAACTATCCAAGGCAACTACAAATCATTGTTACAAGAAAAAATAGAAGGTTCACTAGAAGAACTGGAAGAATCTAGCAGTCATGACAATTCCCCCATGGGTGGTAGTCTAGCTGGTGAAAATACAACTGAGAACACAGAACAAGGATACATTGAGGTGGCAACAGTAGAGGAAATTTTGGTGGTAATGCAAGGAGAAACTACATCATCAACTGAATCAATTGTCAGCACTTATCTTGATGCTGATGACTCTGAGATCAAGGAAGTGGTTATAGAAGATAAGCCTGTACAAAAAGAGAGTCTACCAGATGTGCAACCATCAGATGGCACAAACCTAGAGATATCCAAGAATGACAACATGCAAATACAAATACCACATGACCAGGAAGAAAACAGAGCAATAAGCAAAATTGCAACAGTAAATATAATGACTGAAAGTGATGAGGCATTTGAGGATGATAATAATATCCTTGCATTAGGAAATCAGGATGAAGATAATGCAGTAAGTACATTATGTGGTAATCTCTATAATGATGAAGTTGTTGCAAAGTGTCAACCATATCTAAAAAATCCAACTTCGATGAATGATCCAGAACTGGAAAATGAACAAAATGAAAGGGTAGTTGGTTCAAGACGACAGAGTTCAGTTTCTGTTACTACAACAATGAAGCATAATGGCATAGGAACAATATACAAGGAAGAAGGAatagctgagaaaaatatcacggCTTGGAATCTAGAAGATAATTTTGCAACAGAGAACAAACCTGAAGAACATTATGGTAACTTAGTCAGTATTACTGAGGTCAATGGAAAGGATTTTACAGGCTTACAATCATCTTTGTCAGATCATCATTATATTGGGAATGAAGAGATACAAAGAAAAGTCAGTGGAGTATCCGGAATAGTAGAGTTTGATAAAGAGACAGTAAAGGAAATTTTAGAAGAAGATAAGGTAAATAATGTAGAAGGTCTAGGCCTCCATTTTGATGCACATGTAGTGACAAAGGAGGGAGGAGACTTATCCAATTTACCAAAGGCCATACCATTAATTCCTCTTCAATCACTAGAAGATATTGACAGGAAGGTATATAGAACCAGAGATAAGCAAGAAACTATTACAAACTCGCAAGTTGACCAATCTCAACTGATACTGCTTGAAAAATACGAGGTTTTGAAACTTGAGAATGGCGAGATTCTTAGAAAGTGTATGCAGTTGGTGGAAGATAGCTCTAATGTAGTCATAATCTCTACTGATGGTATCAACCATGAGAAAGTAGATACAAACACTACATCTTCAGATTTTACCTTTGAAGCCAACCACTACCAAAAGGAAGTCACAGAAGGCATTTCAGCTGCAGCCTTTACTGCTCAATGCAATCAGGTGAAAGTCACAACATGTTTTGGTACGGCTACTGAGGAACAACATACTCATCAGACATCAACTCCAGGGAGAGAAGCCAGTGAAGTGACTCCATTACTTCAGGGAGCGCAAAATATAGGTTTTTCCAATTGTATTGAGCAGCATAGCCATGTACACATGGAAATCCCCACAGCCGACATTGCTGTAATGCAATTTAAAATTGAGGCTGATGAAGAATCTGAGAGGAGCCCACTGTTAAGCCCCAGGGAACCAACAGGAGGAGACTTCAGAATAGCAAATCATTCTGCAAGATTTAAGAAACCATTTGAGAGCTTGCTGATGCAGAGCGAAGCTGGTATATGGTCTCCATTGAAGGAACCAGAATCGAACTCGAAGAGTAATACCATGGTTAGTTCACCAAGAAGCAAAGAAAAGCAGAAGGCAAGATCCTCTCTTTTTACCAGTTGCATGTGTTGTACCACTGCTACGAACTGA